The DNA sequence GAGCGGGGCCTGAGGCAACTCCAGCTCACACCCTGGCCGGGGACAGGGATGGGGCAGGTGGGGAAGGCTCCTGCTTGAGCAATTGCATCAGGCCCAGGCTGAGCATAAAGGAGGGTCCTGTGGGCTGGGACGAGGCCGACTCGGGGACCATGGAGACCCAGAGGGACAGCCTCTCCCTGCGCCGCTGGTCACTGTGGCTACTGCTGCTGGGACTAGCGGTGCCTTGGGCCAGCGCCCAGGCCCTGAGCTATAGGGAGGCGGTGCTTCGAGCTGTGGATCGCCTCAATGAGCAGTCCTCAGACCCCAATCTCTACCGCCTCCTGGAGCTGGACCTGCCGCCCAAGGCTGTGAGTCGgggagggactggggagggaGGCGTCTCCCGCCAGGCTTGGCCTCGCTGTCCCTCCCTTTGCTCGCGCTGTACCTCCTGTCAGGAAGGCACCTCTCCCTCTAAGTGGGATCCCACCTCTCACAGAAATCCTCCCAGAGCTGGGTCCCCTCCCGTTGTGAGAGCCTTCTGCCTGGCATCTCTGCTGTGGGAACAGAGCCCTGACAGCTCGCTCAGGCTCCAGGGCCTCCTGGGGGCTCCAGGGATACGCTGGGGTCACTGGCTCTGGGATGTGACTTCCCTGCTTCCAGTCCCCTATGCACCCCATTGTCTCCCCACCAGGGAAGGGCTGTGCTcagcctggggttccagtgaCAAGGTCTTTCCTTGCAGGTATCCGCTGACTTCCCTCAGCCCCTCCAAGAGGGAGGTGCCCCTCAGGAGAGCGGGTGTGAGGtcccctcctgctccctgtgACCCTGGGATCCCAGGACCAGGCTGTGTCCTACTCCCCTCtgcacccagcccccagcccagtgcCAGGAACATGGGACAGGCTCTCAAAGGGGTTTGTCCTTCTGGGGGGAGGGAGACAGGTCACCCAAGGAAGCATGAGCCTGAGCCAGTCTCCCCACTTTGATCCTTGAGCAGGACGAGGACCCAGACGCCCCGAAGCCTGTGAGCTTCACAGTGAAGGAGACCGTGTGTCCCAGGAGGACACAGCTGCCACCGCAGCAGTGTGCCTTCAAGGAGAATGGGGTGAGGCTGGGGGCTTAGGGCGCTGGTGGGTGCCTCCCAAGGACCCGAACAGGAGGTTTGGGGTGGGTGGTGGTTAGCAGCTCCTGGGGTGAGGAGGGGTGTTTATGCCTCAGGGGTTCCAGTGTGACCTGGAGTCTCCCCTTCCAGGTGGTGAAACAGTGTTTGGGGACAGTCAACCTGTACCAGCTGAGGGACAACTTCGATATAACATGTAATGAGGTGAGTGACCCCTTGGGCTGCAGGGGCTGCTGGTGGAGGTGGTGTGTGGAACAGCCTTTGGGCCAATTCCCCTCTGTGCCATCCCTGTAGCCGCAGGAAAGCCCTCCTCCCCTGGCTCCCCCTCACCCGATCCCCAGGTCTCCTGGCCGGGCTCTGCAATcccttagagcagtggttctctcAGTGGGCTCCCCACTTGGGAACTAGAGAAAAAGGCTGATTCTCAGGCCTCATTCAGACCTACGGAAGCATTGTCTGACTTGGAGACCAGTAATGTCTATTTTAAGAGCCCTTCTGGGGGATGCTGACTGTGCTGAAGCTTGAGTGCACTGACTAGAATAATAGACTTTCTGCCCCTGCTCCCATCCAGCTTTTCTGACATGGGTTTGTGCCCCTGGGAAGCCCCCTTTCATCTCAGGACCTTGGTCCTCATCTGTCTGTGTGAGAGATGATTCAACCACGTGCTCCAAGTGACACAGACAAGGAGGTCAAATGGTGCCTCAAGTCTCCTTCGGTGGTCCAAGATGGAAGATTTCCAGGTGGGGAGGGATCTGGTCTTGTCCCTAAGTCAGTCCTCACAAGAATCCTGTTTCTTTCTGCTGCACAGCTCCAAAGCGTCCGGTCATTTCCCCGGATTTATGGTATCATCCGTGACGGTCTGAACTGGGTTCGAGATAATTTTGGCAGAGTAATCGGATAGATTGGTGATAAAATTCTCCCAGGGTAGAGTCCTAATGATCACCTAAAACTGGCTCAGTTTTTCAAACTCtggaaaataaattcttaagaattttaaattcaCCTGTCTGTTGTCCTACTCTTACCAGGAGTCCTTATCTCCGATTGccctcttgtgtgtgtgtgtgtgtgtgtggtcactTCCTTGAACACACAGATGGGTGAGGCAGCTGTTCCTTCCAGGAGGGCGGGGGGAGGCAGCGGGGCCGGGAGGGGCAGGACAGGGCTCCATTCCCAGGAACCCCATGCCCTTCACACTCCCCCGCACTCCTCGTCCTCCACCCAGTAGGGGCTTAAGGAGCCCTAGTCTGTGTGCAGTGCTGCTGGGGATGCTATTCCTGCTGGTATGGAGGTTACAGTCCAGGAGGACCAGGCCACTAGTTAATCACTGAGGGACACACATCTCAGTCTCCTGCTGGTGGGCTGCAGGTTCAGCCTGAAAGTACAGTGCCCAGATTGTTCCACTTCGCTCACAATCTGAACTCTGCAagagacccccccaccccactgctgCCTTTGCTCTGGGCATTGAGACATATCAGCCTTTCTTCTGCAGGGTCTCAGATTGCAGGTGTGGGCTTGTGTTCATGGATCCAATGGTACCACAATTGGCACCATTAGAAGCAAGCTTCATGCTCATCGGGGTGAAGGGCTCTGCCTGAGTGAGAGACACACACAGTGACACACAGGCCACATGTGTGTTTGCCTGGGGGTTTCAGACACTGTCCCTGTCCTGCCCACTCCCTACTCTGTAGCTGACCTTTGCTGGGGGGCAGACTGGAATCACGGGGGAGGCGGCAGTCCCGGGAGCAGCCTCAACCAACCATTGCTGGGACTTTCCCTCATTGGTGGAAAAGTATCTTCTGTTCCTCACTCCTTGGAGGGCCCACTCCCAGATGTGGCCCCCCTCCCTGAGGTCCCCAGCTGGGTGGAACCCCTGTCCCCACTTCAATGACCTGTCCATTGACTTGTCTTCTTCTGACTTCGGGTCGTTCTCTGTCTCACTTCTCTACTCTGCTGCTGGTGCTTTGAAGGATTTGCCTCCCAAAGCACCTGCTTCCTCTTGAATGCTGGCCTGAGCTCTGCTTCGGGGCCAACCTGCAACAACACACAGAGCCCCGTATGTCAGAGGGACAGCGGGCGGGACCGCGCAGAGCACGTGCTCTGTAATCTGTCAGGCTCGTCTGTTCTTGGGGAGCAGGTGGGGCTGATTTTAGGTAGGTTAGAGGAACGCATGCTTCTCACTCTATGTCACCCCAGGTTGAGGCAGGAAACCTCACAGAGGAAACTCAGGGACTGTGTCGTGTCTCTGCCACAGCATACAAGCCTGCCAGAGCTACTTGTTAAAATTTCAAGATTTTCCAAGCTGATCACTAAATTCTTCGTCGCTTGAAATCAGCCTTGATGGGAGAATTTACAGCATGGAAATATGCAAATTGTACATGTTAGGCCCATCACAGCTGGTCCATCACTGTCCAACCTGAGAGAGGGTTCACTCATCAGGATGATATGGGCTGTGCTGATGTCATCTGTTTGCAGTTGTCTCCCAGGATTGCTGATCCTGCTTCAAGAGGGTGGGACATGGATGCTGATGGCTCTCAGGTGCCGTATTCCACAGCTTCACAACCTCCCAAGGAGAAGCCAGGGGGTTTTGTCCCCTCTGCCCCCATTCTGTGGCTGGTGACTGACTATGAGGGGACATCAGagcccagcccctgcctcagTCACTCCTAAAGCAGGGGTGCAATTCTGGTTCCTGGGCTTTTCTAGGTGAGGCTGAAGCTGGGCTAAGGGGGATCACCTCTCTGCTCAGCTCCTTCCTCTGCCCAATCctgctctcctccccctcctgctGACCACACCCCTCAATGAATCACATGACTCTGAATTCCCAGCTCAGGCCCTGCTTCTAGAGAACCGGCCTAGGATGGCGGTGGAGCTGTGTGGAGCCTGGTCAAGTCATCCCAGGTGGTTCAGGTGTGGGGATTGACGTGGAGCTGCGAGAGAGGAGGGGCGGAGATGTGCAGGGTAGGGGTGCGGGAGAGGAGTTGGGGCGGGGCAGCGCTGGCAGCCAAGGGGCCCTGAGGAGTTTACAAAGTGCTCAGAGTGGCACAGGAGGCCAAGAGCCCAGGGCGATGACTCCTAGTGGTTTCCCGGTGTTTGTGCAGATGTGGAGGCCACGGACCTCAGTGGGGGCAGCCTCAGAGATTTGGGGGCACAGAAGCCCCACGCAGTGAGGGCAGGAGAAGCAAGAGGTAAGGAAGGGGGGAGGCCATGAGTGGGGACACATAGGGGCTTCTCCTTCCCCCAGACCCCCGCTGTGCCAGGGAGGGACACTGGGCTGTTATCAGGCAAGGTCCTTGTTGATGTGGCCCTTGACCCCCACTTCTGAGGTCTCCAGAGTCATTTTCGGGTCCCCTATATGTGACAGGTCACTTCACTTTGTCATGAAtagggcagagaaagagaattcTGAGGAGTATGGACATCTGAAAGCCATTGCTCCTCTGCCTGTGTGGCCCTAGGCAGAAGAGGAGATCTTTCTGGGCCTCTGTCTATCTGTAATTGGGACCCACGTAGCCTAATTTGAGGGGCTGGTCAATGGCTTAGCTCGAGAAACAAGGTCGAGTACAACATAGCGGTTGAATCTGAGGCGGAGGCTGATAGAGTCTAGGAGACCATAGTTAGTCTGGGTCCATCTCAGGGCACAGACCCGGCTCGTGTGTCGGAGCAGGGACCCTGAGAGACACTTGGAATCCCCAtcagagcagcaggagggaaaTACATGTCATTCTGTCCTGAGCGAGCAGAACTGGCCCGTCTGCACGAGCCTGTTCCGTCTGGTCCTTACTAGTCAGCAGCTGACACAGTGGGGGGCCTCCAGGCTTGCTCTGCTCCGACTGAGGGATGCCCGTGCCAGTCACATGCCAAGAGTCCTGTTCCCAAGCCCCATGGACTCTCTAGCTTCAGCCTGAGAGTGGGGCTCCCTTGTGTCCCATTCGCACCCCCTGTTCTCCTGTGTGTCACTCTGCCCCTGTGCCTACCCAGCCAGAGCAGCGAAGGATGCTGACAGGGGAGACAGGAGTACACTGGGACTTTCAGGGCCCTGGCACTTCTATCTTCCTGGGCCTCTGCATTCACAAAATACTCTTAAAACTTGCAATATACAACTGCATTGATATAAACTTGAATATAACCCAAGCTGCTTTTCATGTTATATATTCATCAATAGGTCAGTGTTTTCATCTGtgattttaaacaattaaaagtaaaactttcTGTGGATCCCTACATGTCTCAGAGGCTAGGAACACTGCCTAGTGTGCTGACCGATAAGTGGGTCCTGGCAGGTGACGATCCTGTAGGCGCCCAGACACGCCTGCAGACACTAAATGCCTTCTGCTGTCTTTTCCAGGATGACTTAACCTCGTGGTTCTCTTTCAGCTCCTAGTTTCAGCTGAAGTGGTCCATGGGAAAGAGGAAGCTGACCCTGAGCAGAGGGTCCTAACACTCACCCTCAACCCAAATCCCTGCCTTCACAGCACCGTGGCTGCCATTCAGGTCCCtgcagagggcagggggcaggggttaGGGGCTGAATCCTTCCCCTTGTCCCTGTGAAAAGGACAGGTGGTGGGTCATTGATGGGCATGACTCCATGTCCCTAGTCTGTCATTTTTTGAGTAGGAGGTCCTTGATGGAATGACGTAGCCCATgggtctcattttcctcatcaacTGGGCAGTCAGAGCTGGTGGATATTTCCAAGATTAGGGGCCCAGTTTGGGGTTCTGGTCCAGTTCCATTGCTCTGGAGTCTCTGGAGTCTCACAGACAGGAAGGATGTTTGGGAGGAGAGAAGCAGGCTGGCCGTGCGTATCAGGGCTTATTCCCTGAGGTTGTTGGCGTGACGGGTGCATGAGGGTTTCTCAAGGATCAGATGTGTATTCAGGGGCCCACCAACCTGGGGACAAGGGCAGAGGGGCCTTTCCTGAGAAGACCTCTGCTGTGACAGGCTATGAGGACAAATCAGGAAGGCCAGATGCTAGAGGCAGGGACAGCACACCCCCATCCAGGGAGTTGCAGTCTGAGGACCTGACAGGTGACATTCCAAGGACCCAGACTGCGGTCCAAAGTCTGAGCAAACACAAAGGTGCAGAGGCAGGAAAGCACAGAGAGGATTTCAAGGGGATCTGATACCCGGTCACCGTGGGTATTGCTAGTTATTTTCTACTGTAATcagctccttttcttcctccctcttagGAAAAGGATACAGCTTGACCAAGAGGCCACTGGGGCAACACCCGGACTGTGACACCAGGTTGCATAGaagcccctctctccttccttctccaagGTTGAGTGCGCAACCAGCACATCCGACCAGGCTGTTACCTTCTGAGGTGCCCCATTCAGTTGCCCAGAGTCCCCAGGTCACAGGTGACCATGGCCTATCCCAGGCTTTCAGTCTCAGGGCCATTCCATGGGGCATGGATTAGAATTGGCATCTGATCTCTGGGATCCTCTAACACATCGGCTCATTCACTTTCCAAGCtggtcccctcctcctccctctccgtCCACTCCATCCTGGTGTCTCAACCTGAGCCCTGGAGAGGGAGTACCTTGGGGACAAGTCAAAAGAGACTTTGTGAGGCTGTGGGAGCTAAGATGGGGAGTTGCTGTTTCTCTGGTTGAAGGTCAGATAAGGCTTCACAAAACGACAAGTCACAGCAGTCAGAGGGATCAAGTGTAGAGATATGAGAAGAGCAGAGGCTCCGAGGGGCCTGAGACGTTGGGGTGGACGTGGCGGCCTGACACAGGGTTTTGCAGGTGAGGATCCTGATCCAGACCCTGAGCCACTGACTCAAGGCGGGAGGTTTGTTGGACCCCTGGACAATGGCAGGGAAAAGTGGACAGTGGTGTGGGAAGAGCTGGAACCAGAGAAGGTGGAGTCTAGAGGTTGTGGCTACACTTCAGAGGAGATGGGGTGGTGGTAGGACAGGGCAGGGGTGACAGGGGACACAGGGAGGGCCCTCAGAGGAAGGCGCAGGTGGGGGTTCCCAGGCTCTCAGCTCAGGGCTTCCGTGAGGGCTCCTAGCCAACAGCCCCAGACAGCCCCGTACTGACAACCACGGGTGTTCACAGGAGTCTTGCCTCGGACACACAGACCAGTGATGTGTGTCCCTGATAACTAGTATCTGAGGAAGGGATGTGCCCAGAATGCATGAGAACTGCTTTGAGAAGCTGTACAGATCACGTGTGCAAGCCCTGCAGTAAAAGTTTTATTAAAAGTTGAGTACTTAGATTAGACAGAGCAGGAGGCCCCCGGGAGGCCAGGAAGTGGACCCAGGAAGGTGGCCCCAGGGGAGAATGGGGGAGGGGCAGTTTCAGTAGACAGAGGGGTCCCTGGCACCTGTGAAGCCAAGGACAAGGCTTCAGCATGGCCTTTGTGTCATTCAAAAGCTGTTAAGCAGGCAGTTGAAAGAGGACAAATAGTGGGGTCAGAGTGTAGATGACCCTTCTCTTACTGGCTGCCTGGGTAAGGGGAACAGTGTGCATCTGGAAGGGGCTGGGACAGGACATTTTTAGAGTGAAGAAGGCAAAGGAGAAGAATCAGAAAGAGGGGACATTGGAAGAGATGCCCTGACTGGCTGAGGGCTGGGTCCGCAGAATAGGACGGTGTGGCCCTGATGTCTGCCTAGGGATTGGATGGGTGTGAAAGGCACTAGATGTGGGTCGTCCTGCCATGTATTCATCATATGTTAACTGAGTGCCTACTGGGGGCCAGGAGCCCCTAGAGCTGGAGGTTGTGTGGTGAATACACTCAGCCTGATTCTGAGGAGGTCACAGTGAGGAAGCTGAGAGGGTGTAGGACACAGCCTGGTCCCTCCGTCTCCTGGAGGATTCAACCCTCTGGAGCAACCCTGCCATGAAAGTCCCCCATGGGGCCCAGGAGAGGCCGAGATGTTGTCAGGGAGATGGAGAAACCATTTCTTCACCTTGCACAGGGGGCAGACCTCACCCACTGCCCAGCAATCCCCTGAGGCAAGAGCGGGGCCTGAGGCAACTCCAGCTCACAAGCTGGCTGGGGACAGGGATGGGGCAGGTGGGGAAGGCTCCTGCTTGAGCAATTGCATCAGGCCCAGGCTGGGCATAAAGGAGGGTCCTGTGGGCTAGGACGAGGCAGACTCGGGGACCATGGATACCCAGAGGGCCAGCCTCTCCCTGGGCCGCTGGTCACTGTGGCTACTACTACTGGGACTAGCAGTGCCTTGGGCCAGCATTGAGGCCCTGAGCTATAGGGAGGCGGTGCTTCGAGCTGTGGATCGCCTCAATGAGCAGTCCTCAGACCCCAATCTCTACCGCCTCCTGGAGCTGGACCTGCCGCCCAAGGCTGTGAgtcggggaggggctggggagggaggcgtCTCCCGCCAGGCTTGGCCACACTGTCCCTCCCTATGCTCACGCTGTACCTCCTGTCAGGAAGGCACCTCTCCCTCTAAGTGGGATCCCACCTCTCACAGAAATCCTCCCAGAGCTGGGTCCCCTCTCCTTGTGAGAGTCTTCTGCCTGGCATCTCTGCTGTGGGAACAGAGCCCTGACAGCTCGCTCAGGCTTCAGGGGCTCCTGGGAGCTCCAGGGATACGCTGGGGTCACTGGCTCTGGGATGTGACTTCCCTGCTTCCACTCCCCTGTGCACCCCAGTGTCTCCCCACCAGGGAAGAGCTGTGCTCAGCCTGGGGTTTCCAGTGACAAGGTCTTTCCCTGCAGGTGTCCCGTGACTTCCCTCAGCCCCTCCAAGGGTAGGTGCCCCTCAGGAGAGCAGGTCTGAGttcccctcctgctccctgtgTGCCTGGGATCCCAGGACCAGGCTGTGTCCTCCTCCCCTCtgcacccagcccccagcccagggccaggcacaTGGGACTGGCTCTCAAAGGGCCTTGTCCTGCTGGGGCAGGGAGACAGGTCACACAAAGGAGCATGAGCCTGAATCAGTCTCCCCACTTTGATCCTTCAGCAGTACGAGGACCTAGATGCCCCGAAACCTGTGAGCTTCACGGTGAAGGAGACCGTGTGTCCCAGGAGGACACAGCTGCCACCGGAGCAGTGTGCCTTCAAGGAGAATGGGGTGAGGCTGGGGGCTTAGGGCGCTGGTGGGTGCCTCCCAAGGACCCGAACAGGAGGCTTGGGGCAGGTGGTGGTTAGCAGCCCCTGGGGTGAGGCTGGGTGTTTATGGCTCAGGGGTTCCAGTGTGACCTGGAGTCTCCCCTTCCAGGTGGTGAAACAGTGTTTGGGGACAGTCAACCTGTACCAGCTCAGGGACAACTTCGATATAACATGTAATGAGGTGAGTGACCCCTTCTGGGCTTCAGAGGCTGCTGGTGGAGATGGTGTGTGGAACAGCCTTTGGACCAATTCCCCTCTGTGCCATCCCTGTAGCCGCAGGAAAGCCCTCCTCCCCTGGCTCCCCCTCACCCGATCCCCAGGTCTCCTGGCCGGGCTCTGCAATcccttagagcagtggttctctcAATGGGCTCCCCACTTGGGAACTAGAGAAAAAGGCTGATTCTCAGGCCTGACCAGACCTACGGAATCACTGTGTGAGTTGGAGCCCAGTAATTTCTATTTTAAGAGCCCTTCTGGGGGATTCTGACTGTGCTGAAGCTTGAGAAGCACTGACTAGAGACAGGACCTTTCTGCCCCCGCTCCCGTCCAGCTTTTCTGAGATGGGTTTGTGCCCCTGGAAGCCCCCTGTCATCTCTGGACCTTGGTCCTCATCTGTCTGTGGGAGTGATGATTCAACCACGTGCTCCAAGTGACAAAGCCAAGGAGGTCAAATGGTGCCTCAAGTCTCCTTCGGTGGTCCAAGATGGAAGATTTTCAGGTGGGGAGGGATCTGGTCTTGTCCCTAAGTCAATCCTCACAAGAATCCTGTTTCTTTCTGCTGCACAGCTCCAAAGTGTCGGGTTCTTTGGCCGGATTCGTGATTTCTTCCGTGACCGTGTGAACAGGGTTCGAGATACGGTTGGGAAAGTAATTGGATACATTGGTGATAAAATTCGCCCAGGGTAGAGTCCTAATGATCACCTAACTCTGGCTCAGTTGTTCAAACTCTGGAAAATAAATTCTTATGAATTTCAAATTCACCTGTCTCTTGTCCTACTCTTACCAGGAGTCCTTATCTCCGATTGccctcttgtgtgtgtgtgtgtgtgtgtgtgtggtcactTCCTTGAACACACAGATGGGTGAGGCAGCTGTTCCTTCCAGGAGGGCGCGGGGAGGCAGCGGGGCCGGGAGGGGCAGGACAGGGCTCCATTCCCAGGAACCCCATGCCCTTCACACTCCCCCGCACTCCTCGTCCTCCACCCAGTAGGGACTTAAGGAGCCCTAGTGTGTGTGCAGTGCTGCTGGGGATGCTATTCCTGCTGGTATGGAGGTGACAGTCCAGGAGGCCAGGCCTCTTGTTAATCACTCAGGGAGACACATCTCAGTCTTCTGCTGGCGGGCTCTAGGGTCAGCCTGTAAGTACAGTGCCCAGATTGTTCCACTTCCCTCACAATCTGAACTCTGCaagagcccccccacccccaccccgctgcTGCCTTTGCTCTGGGCATTGAGACACGTCAGTCTTTCTTCTGCGGGGTCTCAGATTGCAGGTGTGGGCTTGTGTTCAGGGATCCAATGGTACCACAATTGGCACCATTAGAAGCAAGCCTCCTGCTCATCGGGGTAAATGGCTCTGTCTGactgacagacacacacagtgacacACAGGCCACATGTGTGTTTGCCTGGGGGTTTCAGAAACTGTCCCTGTCCTGCCCACTCTGAACTCTGTAGCTGAACTTTGCTGGGGGGCTGACTGGAATCACGGGGGAGGCGGCAGTCCCGGGAGCAGCCTCAACCAACCATTGCTGGGACTTTTCCCTCATTGGTGGAAAAGTATCTTCTGTTCCTCACTCCTTGGGGGGCCCACTCCCAGATGTGTCCCCTCTTCCTGAGGTCGCCAGCTGGATGGAGCTCCTGTCCCCACTTCAATGACCTGTCCATTGACTTGTCTTCTTCTGACTTCGGGTCCTTCTCTGTCTCAGTTCTCTACTCTGCTGCTGGTGCTTTGAAGGATTTGCCTCCCAGAGCACCTGCTTCCTGTTGAGTGGTGGCCTGAGCTCTACTTCAGGGCCAACCTGCAACAACACACAGAGCCCCGTATGTCAGAGGGACAGCGGGCGGGACCGCGCAGAGCACGTGCTCTGTAATCTGTCAGGCTTGTCTGTTCTTGGGGAGCAGGTGGGGCTGATTTCAGGCAGGTTAGAGGAACCCATGCTTCTCACTCTACATCACCCCAGGTTGAGGCAGGAAACCTCACAGAGGAAACCCAGGGACTGTGTCGTGTCTCTGCCACAGCATACAAGACTGCAAGAGCTACTTGTTAAAATTTCAGGATTTTCTGAGATGGTCATTAAACTCTTGGTCGCTTGAAATCAGCCTTGGTGGGAGAATTTACAGCATGGAAATCAGCAAATGTTACATGTCAGGCCCATCACAGCTGGTCCATCACTGTCCAACCTGGGAGAGGGTTCACTCATCAGGATGATATGGGCTGTGCTGATGTCATCTGTTTGCAGTTGTCTCCCAGGATTGCTGATCCTGCTTCAAGAGGGTGGGACATGGATGCTGATGGCTCTCAGGTGCCGTATTCCACAGCTTCGCAGCCTCCCGAGGAGAAGCCAGGGGGTTTTGTCCCCTCTGCCCCCATTCTGTGGCTGGTGACTGACTATGAGGGGACATTAGAGCCCAGTCCCTGCCTCAGTCGGTCCTAAAGCAGGGGTGCAATTCTGGTTCCTGGGCTTTTCTAGGTGAGGCTGAAGCTGGGCTCAGAGGGAGCACCTCTCTGCTCAGCTCCTTCCTCTGCCCAATCctgctctcctccccctcctgctGACCACACCCCTCAATGAATCACATGACTCTGAATTCCCAGCTCAGGCCCTGCTTCTAGAGAACCAGCCAAAGATGACGGTGGAGCTGTGTGGAGCCCGGCCAGCTCATGCCAGGTGGTTCAGGTGTGGGGCCTGACGTGGagctgagagagaggaggggtggaGGTGTGCAGGGTAGGGGTGTGGGAGAGGAATTGGGGCGGGGCAGCGCTGGCAGCCAAGGGGCCCTGAGGAGATTACAAAGTGCTCAGAGTAGCACAGGAGGCCAAGAGCCCAGGGCGATGACTCCTAGTGGTTTCCCGGTGTTTGTGCAGATGTGGAGGCCACGGACCTCAGTGGGGGCAGCCTCAGAGATTTGGGGGCACAGAAGCCCCACGCAGTGAGGGCAGGAGAAGCAACAGGTGAGGAAGAGGGGAGGCCATGAGTGGGGACACATAGGGGCTTCTCCTTCCCCCAGACCCCCGCTGTGCCAGAGAGGGACACTGGGCTGTTATCAGGCAAGGTCCTTGTTGATGTGGCCCTTGACCCCCACTTCTGAGGTCTCCAGAGTCATTTTCGGGTCCCCTATATGTGACAGGTCACTTCACTTTGTCATGAAtagggcagagaaagagaattcTGAGGAGTATGGACATCTGAAAGCCATTGCTCCTCTGCCTGTGTGGCCCTAGGCAGAAGAGGAGATCTTTCTGGGCCTCTGTCTATCTGTAATTGGGACCCACGTAGCCTAATTTGAGGGGCTGGTCAATGGCTTAGCTCGAGAAACAAGGTCGAGTACAACATAGCGGCTGAATCTGAGGCGGAGGCTGATAGAGTCTAGGAGACCATAGTTAGTCTGGGTCCATCTCAGGGCACAGACC is a window from the Vicugna pacos chromosome 17, VicPac4, whole genome shotgun sequence genome containing:
- the LOC140685425 gene encoding antibacterial peptide PMAP-37-like, giving the protein MDTQRASLSLGRWSLWLLLLGLAVPWASIEALSYREAVLRAVDRLNEQSSDPNLYRLLELDLPPKAQYEDLDAPKPVSFTVKETVCPRRTQLPPEQCAFKENGVVKQCLGTVNLYQLRDNFDITCNELQSVGFFGRIRDFFRDRVNRVRDTVGKVIGYIGDKIRPG
- the LOC140686747 gene encoding antibacterial peptide PMAP-23-like; the protein is METQRDSLSLRRWSLWLLLLGLAVPWASAQALSYREAVLRAVDRLNEQSSDPNLYRLLELDLPPKADEDPDAPKPVSFTVKETVCPRRTQLPPQQCAFKENGVVKQCLGTVNLYQLRDNFDITCNELQSVRSFPRIYGIIRDGLNWVRDNFGRVIG